Proteins from a genomic interval of Macrobrachium nipponense isolate FS-2020 chromosome 28, ASM1510439v2, whole genome shotgun sequence:
- the LOC135201877 gene encoding golgin subfamily A member 6-like protein 22, translated as MRFNLNVSSANIATAGPKMEIGASVQESDCTRVVVPTIVGGWRTLCPFALVAVGVVVLTSLAVFAAWRMYKHHKRTRDLEEEEPPLRELEESDFEESNFEESESEESDVDEAVSESEESDVDEAESDESDFEESESEESDVDEAESDESDFEESDFEESESEESDVDEAESDESDVEESESEESDVEESDYEESDFDESEFDEPESEESNFEESDFEEPEFDEPESEESNFEESDFEEPNFVESAVEFEEMCQEHQELLVAEVLKENTLLRTQIREAINMNGSMFTIVKEKEEQLREATNIAERMIAIVKEKDDMVRNLMILYDNLKKEKDFQIHDLMAEQEKLKNDHRILEEKLEDALSKREKELEEAHNSIQDMERLLKEEGKEKRELTNLYNEMVENKDHQIRDILAKEDKLNAAKELSQEKLDELANRMQDLESLLKEKEEEKTEMTSLYDKIIATREQQIEDLLAKEDKLKEEQETLQEKLGKALSCLKEEQDFKIEIERRWLLEMREKNRELDMLRKLCEEYDERQRNLEEKLGEDLNEMQKLGLSLKKAEDSLTETCWLVKEKEEALVKVRSRCEEQDTELERLRQQGIDLQGKLQKKEVDYESLSVQRNELETLLNTKKELLREREREISDLKMRYQQILTEKEQQEKSLLEENDCLQKEVASLQLPVVAMSNEEKLKGEFEISRGKSPKFPDG; from the exons ATGCGATTTAATCTGAATGTTTCAAGTGCAAATATTGCAACTGCTGGTCCGAAGATGGAAATCGGTGCGTCTGTACAGGAATCCGATTGCACTAGAGTCGTCGTCCCCACCATTGTTGGTGGCTGGAGGACATTATGTCCTTTTGCTTTGGTCGCCGTTGGTGTTGTTGTTCTGACGTCTCTTGCAGTCTTTGCTGCCTGGAGGATGTACAAACATCATAAGAGGACCAGAGATCTTGAGGAAGAGGAACCACCATTAAGAGAACTTGAAGAATCAGACTTTGAGGAATCAAACTTCGAGGAATCAGAGTCTGAAGAATCAGACGTCGATGAAGCA GTATCAGAGTCGGAAGAATCAGACGTCGATGAAGCAGAGTCTGATGAATCAGACTTCGAGGAATCAGAGTCAGAAGAATCAGACGTCGATGAAGCAGAGTCTGATGAATCAGACTTCGAGGAATCAGACTTCGAGGAATCAGAGTCTGAAGAATCAGACGTCGATGAAGCAGAGTCTGATGAATCAGACGTTGAGGAATCAGAGTCTGAAGAATCAGACGTTGAGGAATCGGACTATGAGGAATCAGACTTCGATGAATCAGAGTTTGACGAACCAGAGTCTGAAGAATCAAATTTTGAGGAATCAGACTTCGAGGAACCAGAGTTTGACGAACCAGAGTCTGAAGAATCAAATTTTGAGGAATCAGACTTCGAGGAACCAAATTTTGTGGAATCAGCCGTTGAATTTGAGGAGATGTGCCAGGAACACCAAGAGTTATTGGTTGCAGAAGTCTTGAAGGAGAACACACTTTTGCGTACGCAAATAAGGGAGGCCATCAACATGAATGGCTCGATGTTCACAattgtgaaagaaaaagaagagcaaTTAAGAGAGGCCACCAACATAGCTGAGAGGATGATCGCAATTGTGAAAGAAAAAGACGATATGGTAAGAAATTTGATGATCCTCTATGACAatctgaagaaggaaaaggattttCAGATCCACGATTTGatggctgagcaggaaaaacTCAAAAACGATCACCGGATTTTGGAAGAGAAATTAGAAGACGCTCTTAGTAAGAGGGAGAAGGAGTTAGAAGAGGCGCATAATAGCATACAAGATATGGAAAGGCtcttgaaggaagaaggaaaggaaaaaagagagctGACAAATCTTTATAACGAAATGGTCGAGAACAAGGACCATCAGATTAGAGATATATTGGCTAAAGAAGATAAACTGAATGCAGCCAAAGAACTCTCGCAAGAAAAACTAGACGAGTTGGCTAATCGTATGCAGGATTTGGAAAGCCTCTTaaaggaaaaagaggaggaaaaaacaGAGATGACAAGTCTCTATGACAAAATTATTGCAACCAGAGAGCAGCAGATCGAAGATTTGTTAGCTAAAGAAGATAAACTGAAGGAGGAACAAGAGACATTACAAGAAAAATTAGGCAAAGCCCTCTCTTGTCTCAAAGAGGAACaagatttcaaaatagaaattgaAAGGCGATGGCTACTGGAGATGAGGGAAAAAAATAGAGAGCTCGATATGTTGAGGAAATTATGTGAGGAATATGATGAGAGACAGAGAAATCTAGAGGAAAAATTGGGAGAAGATTTAAACGAAATGCAGAAATTAGGGCTCTCACTGAAAAAAGCAGAAGACTCACTTACGGAGACATGTTGGTTGgtgaaggagaaagaagaagctCTTGTTAAAGTAAGAAGTCGGTGTGAGGAGCAGGACACGGAGCTTGAGAGGCTTCGACAACAGGGTATAGATCTACAAGGAAAACTTCAGAAGAAGGAGGTAGATTATGAAAGTTTATCAGTTCAAAGAAATGAGCTGGAAACTCTCTTAAATACAAAGAAAGAGCTGttgagagaaagggaaagggaaataaGTGATTTGAAAATGAGATATCAGCAGATATTAACAGAGAAGGAGCAACAAGAAAAAAGCTTGCTAGAAGAGAATGACTGCTTGCAAAAAGAGGTAGCAAGCTTGCAGTTGCCAGTAGTTGCTATGAGCAACGAGGAGAAATTGAAGGGTGAGTTTGAAATTAGCAGAGGAAAAAGTCCTAAATTTCCTGATGGCTGA